A section of the Kribbella sp. HUAS MG21 genome encodes:
- a CDS encoding NUDIX domain-containing protein: MARLAVKLLLVDPDDRVLLIHAKDPQTQAECWYPVGGGVEPGESLQTAAAREAYEETGLVELPGGTPVWSRDHTYEFDGRTLDVHEEWLLHRVDHFIPAPADLTEYETRTILGFHWWRPAGLITTTETIYPPQLGHLLTDLLSLR; the protein is encoded by the coding sequence ATGGCGCGGCTCGCGGTGAAGCTCCTGCTGGTCGACCCGGACGACCGCGTGCTCCTCATCCACGCCAAAGACCCACAAACACAGGCGGAATGCTGGTATCCGGTCGGCGGCGGCGTCGAACCCGGCGAGTCCCTCCAGACCGCCGCCGCACGCGAGGCCTACGAGGAAACCGGCTTGGTCGAGCTGCCTGGAGGTACGCCGGTCTGGTCGCGGGACCACACGTACGAGTTCGACGGCAGGACGCTCGACGTACACGAAGAATGGCTCCTGCACCGGGTCGACCACTTCATCCCGGCGCCGGCGGACCTGACCGAGTACGAGACCCGCACCATCCTCGGCTTCCACTGGTGGCGCCCGGCCGGCCTCATCACCACGACCGAAACGATCTACCCACCCCAACTCGGCCACTTGCTGACCGATCTCCTCAGCCTGCGGTAA
- a CDS encoding pyridoxal-phosphate dependent enzyme translates to MATGVGHVLKELAPEVEVVCVQPVGAPALTLSWRERRVITTDSIDTIADGVAGRRPIPEVLDDLLVVADDAVLVQEASIITGMRLLLNHAGLVVEPSAALGIAAVLENRERFAGRHVVTIVCGGNVDQDKYRRWVGL, encoded by the coding sequence ATGGCTACTGGGGTCGGGCATGTGTTGAAGGAGCTTGCGCCTGAGGTTGAGGTGGTGTGTGTGCAGCCGGTCGGAGCGCCGGCGTTGACGTTGTCCTGGCGGGAGCGGCGCGTGATCACCACCGATTCGATCGACACCATCGCCGACGGTGTCGCCGGGCGGCGGCCGATTCCGGAGGTGCTGGACGATCTCCTCGTCGTCGCCGATGACGCCGTACTCGTTCAGGAAGCGTCGATCATCACAGGTATGCGCCTGCTCCTGAACCACGCGGGCCTCGTCGTCGAACCGTCGGCCGCGCTCGGCATCGCCGCAGTACTGGAGAACCGCGAACGCTTCGCCGGCCGCCACGTGGTGACGATCGTGTGCGGCGGGAACGTCGACCAGGACAAGTACCGGCGCTGGGTCGGCCTCTGA
- a CDS encoding pyridoxal-phosphate dependent enzyme has product MGWSNRKVRRVVRTRLDLDRIRTAQRVIDPVFLDSPLYRCEALEPALGCAISIKLETANPVRSFKGRGTEVVASQLAAGDSRAVVCASAGNLGQALAWSARDRDLDVTVVASRFATTAKLDRIRALGATLELVDGDHELARDRATALAHHHNIRLLEDSLDLETCEGAATIGLEIANALTQDKLEADRAPVVLVALGGWGDGYWGRACVEGACA; this is encoded by the coding sequence ATGGGCTGGTCGAACCGTAAGGTGCGGCGTGTGGTGAGGACGCGGCTCGACCTCGACCGGATTCGTACGGCGCAGCGGGTGATCGATCCGGTGTTTCTGGACAGTCCGCTGTACCGGTGTGAGGCGCTGGAGCCCGCGCTCGGGTGTGCGATCAGCATCAAGCTCGAGACCGCGAATCCGGTACGCAGCTTCAAGGGTCGCGGTACCGAGGTCGTCGCCAGCCAGCTCGCCGCCGGCGACTCGCGTGCGGTGGTGTGTGCGAGCGCCGGCAACCTCGGCCAGGCCCTCGCCTGGTCCGCCCGCGACCGCGACCTCGACGTCACCGTCGTCGCGTCCCGGTTCGCGACAACCGCCAAACTCGACCGCATCCGAGCCCTCGGCGCCACCCTCGAACTGGTCGACGGCGACCACGAACTCGCCCGCGACCGCGCCACCGCCCTGGCCCACCACCACAACATCCGCCTCCTCGAAGACAGCCTCGACCTGGAAACCTGCGAAGGCGCGGCCACCATCGGACTCGAAATCGCCAACGCACTAACGCAAGACAAGCTCGAGGCGGACCGTGCGCCGGTGGTGTTGGTCGCGCTTGGGGGGTGGGGCGATGGCTACTGGGGTCGGGCATGTGTTGAAGGAGCTTGCGCCTGA
- a CDS encoding alpha/beta fold hydrolase, producing the protein MTALETALRDEWGRLLALLVAQFRRLDLAEDSLAEAFEAAARTWPRDGVPANPPAWLLTAARRRALDRLRAEAVAAKSLPLLAVEAEITENARKVLVTASADIGAVDERLRLILLCAHPSLAPESAAALTLRLVLGVPTADIGRLFLVPTATMAARLTRARKRLAGARFDVPVGAALRERIGAVADIAYLAFTAAYAPGSGADVVRAAQAGEAIRLVQVLREVAHHDDLDALLALMMLQHARRDARVVDGKLVLLPDQDRTRWQMPEIAAALALLTPLARRAPSTPYLLQALIAAEHSDPHGTDWERISEWYAELEALTGSPVVRLNRAVAVAEASSAADGLALLAGLELPGHRLPAIRAELLVRAGRHPEARIAYEAAIAACENAAERAHLHERLSALSVAPGRVREMSSLVDVGGVTLFVRELGRRGAGPSVVVMHGGPDVGHGYLVPGFEPLARDHHVVLFDFRGCGQSSRGLPAEALQPEYVVQDTSRLIDRLGLGVVDLVGFSTGGRAAMQFVDKHPEQVRRLVLASTSAYPSADSAAYLAGWEEYQRRQRLEDEANGALRNSTVFVWDLDRAPEYLRLLESLGPDLGDWSEERATNGLMHPWCPGDPEHILRTFAKPILILHGEKDMGFPVQLAHRLHKAVPSQLAVVPNTAHMCHFEHPERWAQHIREFLDN; encoded by the coding sequence GTGACCGCGCTCGAGACCGCCCTGCGCGACGAGTGGGGCCGGTTGCTGGCGCTGCTCGTCGCGCAGTTCCGGCGACTCGACCTCGCGGAGGACTCGCTCGCGGAAGCTTTCGAGGCGGCGGCGCGGACGTGGCCGCGCGACGGCGTACCAGCCAATCCGCCGGCCTGGTTGCTGACGGCCGCCCGCCGACGCGCGCTCGACCGGCTGCGTGCGGAAGCCGTGGCCGCGAAGTCCCTGCCGCTGCTCGCGGTCGAGGCCGAGATCACCGAGAACGCGCGCAAGGTGCTGGTCACCGCCTCGGCTGACATCGGCGCGGTGGACGAGCGGCTGCGGCTCATCCTGCTGTGCGCGCATCCCTCACTCGCGCCGGAGTCCGCCGCCGCACTCACGCTCCGGCTCGTGCTCGGCGTACCGACCGCGGACATCGGCCGGCTGTTCCTGGTTCCGACCGCGACAATGGCCGCACGGCTGACGCGTGCACGCAAACGGCTCGCCGGCGCGCGGTTCGACGTACCCGTGGGTGCCGCGCTGCGGGAGCGGATCGGTGCGGTCGCGGATATCGCGTACCTCGCTTTCACCGCGGCGTATGCGCCCGGCTCCGGAGCGGACGTCGTACGGGCGGCCCAGGCTGGTGAGGCGATCAGGCTGGTGCAGGTGCTGCGTGAGGTCGCGCACCACGACGACCTGGATGCCCTGCTGGCGTTGATGATGCTGCAGCATGCGCGCCGCGACGCGCGGGTCGTGGACGGCAAGCTGGTGCTGCTGCCGGACCAGGACCGCACGCGGTGGCAAATGCCCGAGATCGCGGCCGCGCTCGCCCTTCTCACCCCACTGGCCCGGCGCGCACCGTCGACGCCGTACCTGCTCCAGGCGCTCATCGCCGCGGAACACTCCGACCCGCACGGCACCGACTGGGAACGCATCAGCGAGTGGTACGCCGAACTCGAAGCGCTGACCGGGTCGCCGGTGGTGCGCCTCAATCGGGCGGTCGCGGTGGCCGAGGCGTCGTCCGCCGCGGACGGGCTCGCGCTGCTCGCGGGGCTCGAGCTGCCCGGTCATCGTCTGCCCGCCATACGGGCCGAACTGCTGGTCCGCGCCGGGCGCCATCCCGAGGCGCGGATCGCTTACGAGGCTGCGATCGCGGCGTGTGAGAACGCGGCCGAGCGGGCACATCTGCACGAACGGCTCAGCGCTCTGTCGGTGGCGCCTGGCAGGGTGCGGGAGATGAGCTCACTGGTGGACGTCGGCGGGGTGACGTTGTTCGTGCGGGAGCTCGGGCGGCGGGGTGCGGGGCCTTCCGTGGTGGTGATGCACGGCGGGCCGGATGTCGGGCACGGGTATCTGGTGCCTGGGTTCGAGCCGTTGGCGCGCGACCACCATGTGGTGCTGTTCGACTTCCGCGGGTGCGGGCAGAGCAGTCGCGGGTTACCGGCGGAGGCGTTGCAGCCGGAGTACGTCGTACAGGACACGTCTCGGTTGATCGACCGGCTCGGGCTCGGGGTGGTCGATCTGGTCGGGTTCTCGACGGGTGGGCGGGCGGCGATGCAGTTCGTCGACAAGCATCCGGAGCAGGTACGGCGGTTGGTGCTGGCGTCGACGTCGGCGTACCCGTCGGCTGACAGTGCTGCTTACTTGGCCGGGTGGGAGGAGTACCAGCGCCGGCAGCGGCTTGAGGACGAGGCGAACGGTGCCTTGCGCAACTCCACGGTGTTCGTCTGGGACCTCGACCGCGCGCCGGAGTACCTGCGGCTGCTGGAATCCCTGGGCCCCGACCTCGGCGACTGGTCCGAGGAACGCGCGACCAACGGCCTCATGCACCCGTGGTGCCCGGGCGACCCCGAACACATCCTGCGCACCTTCGCCAAACCCATCCTCATCCTGCACGGCGAAAAAGACATGGGCTTCCCGGTCCAACTCGCCCACCGCTTGCACAAGGCTGTCCCCAGCCAACTAGCAGTAGTCCCCAACACCGCCCACATGTGCCACTTCGAACACCCGGAACGCTGGGCCCAGCACATCCGCGAGTTCCTGGACAACTGA
- a CDS encoding YciI family protein: MADLTRFLILMAEPDHFARWEAAGDDERERVFADYRAFTAAVRERGRFRGGEALVHPRDARTLRPDGAGRQVTEGPYAETVEQLGGFYLVELPDLATALEVAALLPREYDIEVRECLDVGVPDE; encoded by the coding sequence ATGGCTGACCTGACACGCTTTCTGATCCTGATGGCCGAGCCGGACCACTTCGCCCGCTGGGAAGCGGCCGGCGACGACGAACGCGAGCGCGTGTTCGCCGACTACCGGGCGTTCACCGCGGCCGTCCGCGAACGTGGCCGATTCCGCGGCGGTGAGGCGCTGGTGCATCCGCGGGACGCCCGCACGCTGCGACCCGACGGCGCGGGGCGGCAGGTGACCGAGGGCCCGTACGCCGAGACGGTCGAGCAACTCGGCGGGTTCTATCTCGTCGAACTACCGGACCTCGCGACCGCGCTGGAGGTGGCGGCGCTGCTGCCCCGCGAGTACGACATCGAGGTCCGCGAGTGCCTCGACGTCGGAGTGCCGGACGAGTGA